One Streptomyces sp. SAI-135 DNA segment encodes these proteins:
- a CDS encoding acyltransferase, with protein MVTAPLPVQTGGTAGEAPAGRPAPLPSLTGLRFVAAALVFFFHSSFFEPLTNPFADRGQAEGFQWLFSKAGWMGVSFFFVLSGFVLTWSSRRDDTVTGFWRRRLLKIFPNHVAMWALAMLLFAGATTPLTSWLPNLFLLHSWFPQHDIYISVNAPSWSLCSELLFYLLFPFLIGPVRRIRTERLWAWAGAAVVGMLALETAVDLLVPDQPRTPEGFPLSSLQFWLGYNFPPGRLFEFVLGMLLARLVLAGRFPRVPLTAALALVVAGYALALNVPFLYGFTVATIVPVAVLVCAVAVADVDGRRTLLGGRAMRWLGEVSFGFYLAQFVVLYYGRIHVLDNRTYGLLGGVLELLALFLVTLALGWLLMVCVERPVMRRWARPRDRTPRTAPGPVAVPVARSSG; from the coding sequence GTGGTCACCGCGCCACTTCCCGTCCAGACCGGCGGAACCGCCGGTGAAGCCCCCGCCGGACGTCCGGCACCACTGCCCTCCCTCACCGGCCTGCGGTTCGTCGCGGCGGCCCTGGTCTTCTTCTTCCACTCCTCGTTCTTCGAACCGTTGACCAACCCCTTCGCCGACCGCGGTCAGGCCGAGGGCTTCCAGTGGCTGTTCAGCAAGGCGGGCTGGATGGGGGTGTCCTTCTTCTTCGTGCTGAGCGGCTTCGTCCTGACGTGGTCCAGCAGACGCGACGACACCGTCACCGGGTTCTGGCGGCGCCGCCTGCTCAAGATCTTCCCCAACCACGTCGCCATGTGGGCGCTGGCCATGCTGCTCTTCGCCGGGGCGACGACCCCGCTCACCTCGTGGCTGCCGAACCTGTTCCTGCTGCACTCGTGGTTCCCGCAGCACGACATCTACATCAGCGTCAACGCGCCCAGCTGGTCGCTCTGCAGCGAGCTGCTCTTCTACCTGCTCTTCCCGTTCCTCATCGGGCCCGTCCGGCGGATCAGGACCGAGCGGCTGTGGGCCTGGGCCGGCGCCGCCGTGGTCGGCATGCTCGCTCTCGAGACGGCCGTCGACCTGCTGGTGCCGGACCAGCCGCGCACGCCCGAGGGGTTCCCCCTCTCGTCCCTCCAGTTCTGGCTCGGCTACAACTTCCCTCCTGGCCGGCTCTTCGAGTTCGTCCTCGGCATGCTCCTGGCCCGGCTGGTCCTGGCGGGCCGGTTCCCCCGCGTCCCCCTGACCGCCGCGCTCGCGCTGGTGGTGGCGGGCTACGCGCTGGCGCTGAACGTGCCGTTCCTGTACGGGTTCACCGTCGCCACCATCGTTCCGGTCGCCGTGCTGGTCTGCGCGGTGGCCGTGGCCGACGTGGACGGCCGCCGCACCCTGCTGGGCGGCCGGGCGATGCGGTGGCTGGGCGAGGTGTCCTTCGGTTTCTACCTGGCCCAGTTCGTGGTCCTCTACTACGGCCGGATCCACGTCCTGGACAACAGGACCTACGGTCTGCTCGGCGGCGTGCTCGAACTGCTCGCCCTGTTCCTGGTCACGCTGGCCCTGGGCTGGCTGCTGATGGTCTGCGTGGAACGCCCTGTCATGCGCCGTTGGGCCCGTCCCCGCGACCGGACACCGCGGACGGCTCCGGGACCGGTCGCGGTCCCGGTCGCGCGGAGCTCCGGCTGA
- a CDS encoding MFS transporter, translated as MPFRLAALILAIFCVGTAELSPSGMLDDLSADLAVSIATAGLLVTAYALTMVVGGPAVTALTTRVRRKTLLVALLAVFVLGNVVCALAPGFGVLMAGRVVTAAVHGTFMAVCVVTAGNMVGPGKGGGAVAATQLGINLATVLGVPMGSFLAQHYDWRAPFGVVAALATVAIGLVLVWVPDTPAPTVTAAHEARVFRRPSVWGTVGATVLCSAGMFTLITYMVPLLTGVGGLPRRWVPVVLLAYGLGSIVGNLLGGRFADRGIDRAVGQLSWALTAVCLLVWLLAPYGPAGALALVLFSLATFALIPGLQAKVLTEAADAPTLSLTANMSAFGLGAALGSWLGGLLTESAAGTRAVPVGAAALTASGALLVLVLRRAARRTPRALPLAVSTPER; from the coding sequence GTTCCGACTCGCCGCGCTGATCCTCGCGATCTTCTGCGTCGGCACCGCGGAGCTGTCCCCCAGCGGCATGCTGGACGACCTCTCCGCCGACCTCGCCGTGAGCATCGCCACGGCGGGACTGCTGGTGACCGCGTACGCGTTGACGATGGTGGTCGGGGGTCCCGCGGTCACCGCGCTCACCACCCGGGTGCGCCGCAAGACCCTGCTCGTGGCCCTCCTCGCGGTCTTCGTCCTGGGCAACGTGGTCTGCGCCCTGGCGCCCGGCTTCGGCGTGCTGATGGCCGGCCGGGTGGTGACCGCGGCGGTGCACGGCACCTTCATGGCGGTCTGTGTCGTGACCGCGGGCAACATGGTCGGGCCGGGCAAGGGCGGCGGTGCCGTGGCCGCGACCCAGCTCGGGATCAACCTCGCCACCGTCCTCGGCGTGCCCATGGGCTCCTTCCTCGCCCAGCACTACGACTGGCGTGCCCCGTTCGGCGTCGTCGCGGCCCTGGCCACGGTGGCGATCGGCCTGGTCCTCGTCTGGGTGCCCGACACCCCCGCCCCGACCGTCACCGCGGCCCATGAGGCCCGGGTGTTCCGCCGCCCGAGCGTCTGGGGCACGGTGGGGGCCACCGTGCTCTGCTCCGCCGGCATGTTCACGCTGATCACCTACATGGTGCCGCTGCTGACCGGCGTGGGCGGTCTCCCCCGGCGGTGGGTGCCCGTCGTGCTGCTCGCCTACGGGCTGGGCTCCATCGTGGGGAACCTGCTCGGCGGGCGGTTCGCGGACCGCGGCATCGACCGGGCCGTCGGACAGTTGTCCTGGGCCCTGACGGCCGTATGCCTGCTGGTGTGGCTGCTCGCCCCGTACGGGCCCGCCGGGGCGCTCGCCCTGGTGCTGTTCTCACTGGCGACGTTCGCCCTGATTCCCGGTCTCCAGGCCAAGGTGCTGACCGAGGCCGCCGACGCGCCGACGCTCTCCCTGACCGCGAACATGTCCGCCTTCGGCCTGGGCGCGGCGCTCGGTTCGTGGCTCGGGGGTCTGCTCACCGAGTCCGCGGCCGGCACCCGTGCCGTCCCGGTCGGGGCCGCCGCACTCACCGCGTCGGGCGCGCTGCTCGTGCTCGTCCTGCGCCGCGCGGCCCGTCGTACCCCGCGGGCCCTTCCCCTCGCCGTATCCACCCCCGAGAGGTGA